From one Coffea eugenioides isolate CCC68of chromosome 11, Ceug_1.0, whole genome shotgun sequence genomic stretch:
- the LOC113751828 gene encoding proline-rich receptor-like protein kinase PERK10 — protein MKLIGFSMRSQKHYAYPSLAGQRPAKPHHIAPPDTLEPTPHGTDVTPQESHSIPLGSPRTACVPKKLSLPDAERRKTSPPQSSPPDLGEPQNDYPRRAPLPPPPREEPDGPSNREKEAQPANAPHPPLLPGHPSVSQEAPPSAS, from the exons ATGAAACTAATTGGATTTAGCATGAGATCTCAGAAG CATTATGCTTATCCATCCCTAGCTGGTCAGAGGCCGGCAAAGCCTCACCACATTGCCCCTCCTGACACTCTCGAGCCAACTCCGCATGGAACTGACGTAACTCCTCAAGAGTCGCACTCGATTCCTCTAGGTTCCCCTCGGACAGCCTGCGTCCCCAAGAAGCTTTCTTTGCCCGACGCGGAGAGGAGAAAGACTTCACCTCCTCAAAGCTCTCCGCCAGATCTTGGAGAGCCTCAAAACGATTACCCCCGGAGAGCTCCCTTGCCTCCACCTCCTCGGGAGGAGCCTGATGGGCCGTCGAACCGTGAGAAGGAAGCACAACCAGCAAACGCCCCTCACCCACCGCTACTTCCAGGCCATCCGTCCGTGAGCCAAGAGGCACCTCCAAGTGCGTCGTAG